A window of Halomonas sp. GFAJ-1 contains these coding sequences:
- a CDS encoding putative Fe-S cluster assembly protein SufT yields MDIEQVASLERGQKLPLQRDVEAIAIPFGKTDTLAEDSIVSVMQAKGSTVSVGFEGRLYLIEGRNLDALGLEPLPRPTLPESASDDEIEAFVWEQLRTCFDPEIPVNIVDLGLVYGCRLERLISGERMVTIRMTLTAPGCGMGDVIAADARNKILGAPQINKVHTEIVFSPPWSRDMMSDEAKLELGMF; encoded by the coding sequence ATGGATATCGAGCAAGTTGCCAGTCTCGAACGAGGCCAGAAATTGCCGCTCCAGCGTGATGTTGAGGCCATAGCTATTCCGTTTGGTAAAACGGATACCTTGGCTGAAGACAGTATAGTGAGCGTCATGCAAGCCAAGGGCAGTACGGTGAGCGTGGGCTTTGAAGGTAGGCTCTACCTGATTGAGGGGCGCAACTTAGATGCGTTGGGACTAGAGCCGTTACCACGGCCCACGCTGCCTGAAAGTGCTAGTGACGACGAAATTGAGGCATTTGTATGGGAACAGCTTCGCACCTGTTTCGACCCTGAGATACCGGTTAATATTGTTGACCTGGGGCTCGTGTATGGCTGCCGCCTTGAGCGATTAATCAGCGGTGAGCGTATGGTCACCATCCGAATGACGCTGACCGCCCCAGGCTGTGGTATGGGGGATGTGATAGCCGCTGATGCACGCAATAAAATTTTAGGCGCACCGCAAATCAATAAGGTGCACACTGAGATTGTTTTCAGTCCTCCCTGGAGCCGTGACATGATGAGCGATGAGGCCAAGCTTGAGCTCGGCATGTTCTAA
- a CDS encoding cysteine sulfinate desulfinase, translating into MPYSVIEKPLARTSAPFDVAALREDFPILSREVHGKPLIYFDNAATSQTPRQVIEVFNDYYSRYNANIHRGLHTLADEATAAFEGTRHRVKAFLNAEDARQIIFTRGTTEAINLVAQSWGRTALAAGDEVLISLLEHHSNIVPWQLLAAERGFTIKVIPVDAQGALDMAAYRALLSERTKLVAVNHVSNALGTINPVKEMAALAHQHGALILVDGAQATPHQQVDVQDIDADFYAFSGHKVYGPTGVGVLYGKKALLDAMPPWQGGGEMIKTVSFDVGTTFAEIPHKFEAGTPAIAEVIALGRALEWMESVGVAAISAWEGVLLDHATQAVGQVEGLRILGTAPHKAGVLSFVVEGAHSQDIGLLIDQLGVAIRTGHHCAQPLLHHFGVEATCRASFAAYNTLEEVDIFVAALNRVIGMVR; encoded by the coding sequence ATGCCCTATTCCGTGATTGAGAAACCGTTAGCTCGTACAAGCGCCCCCTTTGATGTAGCCGCGTTGCGTGAAGACTTTCCAATATTGAGCCGGGAAGTGCATGGCAAGCCGCTGATTTATTTCGATAACGCAGCGACTAGCCAAACGCCTCGACAAGTTATTGAGGTGTTTAACGACTACTATTCGCGTTACAACGCTAATATTCACCGTGGCCTGCACACCCTTGCGGATGAAGCCACGGCGGCGTTTGAGGGTACTCGCCACCGGGTGAAGGCTTTTCTCAATGCGGAAGATGCGCGTCAAATTATCTTCACTCGGGGCACCACCGAAGCGATCAATCTAGTGGCGCAAAGCTGGGGGCGCACTGCGTTGGCCGCAGGTGACGAGGTGCTGATTTCGCTGCTAGAGCATCACTCCAACATCGTACCCTGGCAACTTCTAGCGGCTGAGCGGGGTTTCACTATTAAAGTGATTCCTGTTGATGCCCAGGGTGCTTTGGATATGGCGGCTTACCGCGCGCTGCTTAGCGAGCGCACCAAGCTGGTGGCGGTGAATCACGTCTCCAATGCGCTGGGTACGATTAACCCGGTGAAAGAGATGGCAGCGCTTGCCCATCAGCACGGTGCGCTGATCTTGGTCGACGGCGCCCAGGCAACGCCCCACCAGCAGGTAGACGTGCAAGATATCGATGCTGATTTCTACGCGTTCTCGGGTCATAAGGTGTACGGCCCCACCGGTGTTGGCGTGCTCTATGGCAAAAAAGCACTCTTAGACGCTATGCCACCCTGGCAGGGCGGCGGAGAGATGATTAAAACGGTCTCCTTCGATGTCGGTACAACGTTCGCTGAGATCCCTCATAAGTTTGAAGCAGGCACGCCCGCCATCGCCGAAGTGATTGCCTTAGGCCGTGCGCTTGAGTGGATGGAAAGCGTGGGCGTTGCGGCGATTAGTGCCTGGGAGGGCGTATTGTTAGATCATGCCACCCAAGCAGTTGGCCAGGTGGAGGGGCTGCGTATTTTAGGCACTGCCCCGCATAAAGCAGGGGTGCTCTCCTTTGTGGTCGAGGGTGCCCATTCTCAGGATATAGGTCTGCTAATTGATCAGTTAGGCGTGGCTATTCGCACTGGTCACCACTGCGCCCAACCGCTTTTGCATCATTTTGGCGTGGAAGCCACGTGTCGTGCGTCGTTTGCTGCGTATAATACCCTCGAAGAGGTGGATATATTTGTCGCAGCGCTTAATCGTGTCATTGGCATGGTACGTTAA
- a CDS encoding Fe-S cluster assembly protein SufD, translating to MSDTQTFLDTLKVRSQQRGAEPTWIAARRQAGAARFEALGFPTRRDEEWKYTDVRTIAQGNFALADNAEFSQATAATLTLPLDAYRLTFVDGVFSSALSDLEALPSSVQVMPLSKALSENHEAVGGPLGRLTGVDFSAFAALNTAFTEEGAVVRIAPGTVVEKPILLQFLSRAGSPVMCHPRILVEAAGRSEATIIEHYAGEADAANFTNVVAELMLDRGAILNHYKLQEAPLGDMHVASIHVEQNRDTRYSSYNLNLGGALVRNDLISDLNGQGAETNFYGLFFGQGRQHVDNHTKVNHNAPLTFSNENYKGILDDRAHGVFNGKVYVKRDSQKIEGFQSNQNLLLSDRARIDAKPELEIYADDVKCSHGTTTGQLDEEAIYALRTRGIDEATARGLLTLAFAGEVLEQVALDVIAERVELAVAGKLPERFNLAGLVEAAVSLND from the coding sequence ATGAGCGATACGCAAACGTTTTTGGACACGCTTAAAGTGCGTAGCCAACAGCGCGGCGCGGAGCCCACTTGGATCGCTGCGCGCCGTCAAGCCGGTGCCGCGCGCTTTGAAGCCCTGGGTTTTCCTACCCGTCGCGATGAAGAGTGGAAATATACCGACGTTCGCACTATCGCCCAGGGTAACTTTGCCTTAGCAGATAACGCAGAGTTCTCCCAGGCGACTGCCGCCACGCTAACACTCCCGCTAGATGCCTATCGGCTGACCTTTGTGGATGGCGTATTTTCGTCGGCACTATCGGATTTGGAAGCACTGCCGAGTAGCGTTCAGGTAATGCCACTTTCCAAAGCGCTGAGCGAGAACCACGAAGCTGTTGGTGGGCCGCTGGGCCGTTTGACTGGGGTTGATTTCTCCGCGTTCGCAGCGCTTAACACGGCGTTTACGGAAGAGGGTGCCGTGGTTCGTATTGCCCCGGGCACCGTGGTAGAAAAACCTATCTTGCTCCAGTTTCTATCTCGCGCTGGCTCGCCCGTTATGTGCCACCCGCGCATTTTGGTAGAAGCGGCAGGACGCAGCGAAGCAACGATCATTGAGCACTACGCCGGTGAAGCCGATGCGGCTAATTTCACCAACGTAGTAGCCGAGCTTATGCTTGATCGCGGCGCGATTCTGAACCACTACAAGCTGCAGGAAGCACCCCTGGGTGATATGCACGTGGCAAGTATCCATGTTGAGCAAAACCGCGATACTCGCTACAGCTCATACAATCTGAACCTGGGTGGTGCATTAGTTCGCAATGACCTTATCAGTGATCTGAACGGTCAGGGTGCGGAAACCAATTTTTATGGCCTGTTTTTCGGCCAGGGCCGCCAGCATGTGGATAATCACACCAAGGTGAACCACAATGCGCCACTAACGTTCTCCAATGAGAACTATAAAGGCATTCTCGATGACCGTGCTCACGGCGTCTTTAATGGCAAAGTTTACGTGAAGCGCGATAGCCAGAAGATTGAAGGTTTCCAGAGCAATCAGAACCTGCTGCTTTCTGACCGTGCACGGATCGACGCCAAGCCCGAGCTTGAAATCTACGCTGACGACGTGAAGTGCTCCCACGGCACTACCACAGGTCAGCTAGACGAAGAGGCGATCTATGCGCTGCGTACCCGTGGTATTGATGAGGCAACTGCCAGAGGCCTGTTGACCTTAGCGTTTGCCGGGGAAGTGCTTGAGCAAGTAGCGCTTGACGTGATTGCCGAGCGGGTTGAACTGGCTGTGGCGGGTAAATTGCCAGAGCGCTTTAACTTAGCAGGCTTGGTGGAAGCGGCCGTTTCGCTCAACGATTAA
- a CDS encoding Fe-S cluster assembly ATPase SufC produces MLQVNDLHVTVDGKEILKGLTLTINAGEVHAIMGPNGAGKSTLSAVIAGKDGYEVTQGTITFDGKDVLEMEIEERAQAGLLLGFQYPVEIPGVKNIYLLKSALNAQRVARGEGEMPAPEFMKLVKEKLGYMKMDASFLQRAVNEGFSGGEKKRNEILQMLVLQPKLAMLDEIDSGLDIDAMKVVADGVNSLRGAERAILLVTHYQRLLDYIVPDKVHVLVDGRIVKTGDAELAKQLESNGYEGIEESVA; encoded by the coding sequence AATGCAGGTGAAGTACACGCCATTATGGGCCCTAACGGCGCCGGTAAATCCACGCTGTCGGCGGTGATTGCCGGTAAAGACGGCTACGAAGTGACCCAGGGCACCATTACCTTTGACGGTAAAGACGTGCTGGAAATGGAAATTGAAGAGCGCGCCCAGGCGGGGTTGTTACTTGGCTTTCAGTACCCGGTGGAAATCCCAGGGGTGAAAAATATCTACCTACTGAAGTCTGCCCTCAATGCTCAGCGCGTGGCCCGCGGCGAAGGCGAAATGCCTGCCCCCGAATTTATGAAGCTGGTAAAAGAGAAGCTTGGCTACATGAAAATGGATGCCAGCTTTCTACAGCGTGCCGTGAATGAAGGCTTCTCTGGCGGCGAGAAAAAGCGTAACGAAATTCTGCAAATGCTGGTGCTTCAGCCAAAGCTTGCCATGCTGGACGAGATTGACTCAGGCCTTGATATCGATGCCATGAAAGTTGTCGCAGACGGCGTAAACAGCCTGCGCGGCGCAGAGCGAGCCATTCTTTTGGTGACCCACTACCAGCGCCTGCTTGATTACATCGTGCCTGACAAAGTGCATGTCCTGGTCGATGGGCGCATTGTTAAAACCGGTGACGCTGAGCTTGCCAAGCAGCTGGAATCTAACGGTTACGAAGGTATTGAGGAGTCTGTGGCATGA